From Lolium rigidum isolate FL_2022 unplaced genomic scaffold, APGP_CSIRO_Lrig_0.1 contig_10568_1, whole genome shotgun sequence, a single genomic window includes:
- the LOC124680247 gene encoding U2 small nuclear ribonucleoprotein A' — MVRLNADLIWKSPHFFNAIKERELDLRSNKIAVIENLGATEDQFDTIDLSDNEIVKLENFPFMNRLGTLLINNNRITRINPNLGEFLPKMHTLVLTNNRLTTLAEIDPLASLPKLQYLSLLDNTVIKQPDYRLYVIHKLKHLRLLDFKKVKQQERTAAAQKFYSKEAEEEAKKVAAKAYTPVKVAQDTTKEQGPKVVAPTPAQIMAIKAAIVNSQTLDEVARLEKALSTGQIPAEFAIPKPDTNMAEASEETDKMETDGQDQEKNGADEQKQDEESIPTPIQED, encoded by the exons atggtGAGGCTCAACGCCGACCTGATATGGAAGAGCCCGCACTTCTTCAACGCCATCAAGGAGCGCGAGCTCGACCTCCGAA gcAACAAGATCGCCGTCATCGAGAACCTCGGCGCCACCGAG GACCAATTTGATACGATCGACTTGTCGGACAATGAGATTGTCAAGCTCGAGAACTTCCCTTTCATGAACCGCCTTGGTACTCTGTTAATCAACAACAACAGAATCACACGCATCAATCCCAACCTTGGTG AGTTCTTACCGAAGATGCACACTTTGGTGCTGACGAACAATCGTCTTACAACTCTTGCGGAGATTGACCCCCTTGCCTCTCTCCCAAAGCTGCAATACCTTAGCTTGCTGGATAATACTGTAATTAAGCAGCCAGACTACCGGCTGTATGTGATCCACAAATTGAAGCATTTGCGTTTGCTGGACTTCAAGAAAGTGAAACAACAG GAGAGAACTGCAGCAGCACAAAAGTTCTACTCGAAGGAGGCAGAGGAAGAGGCGAAGAAGGTAGCTGCCAAAGCTTATACTCCAGTAAAGGTGGCTCAAGATACCACCAAGGAGCAGGGTCCTAAAGTAGTGGCCCCAACACCCGCACAGATAATGGCTATCAAG GCCGCTATTGTGAACTCTCAGACACTTGACGAAGTTGCAAGGCTCGAGAAG GCTTTGAGCACTGGCCAAATCCCTGCTGAGTTTGCGATCCCCAAGCCTGATACCAACATGGCTGAAGCTTCAGAGGAAACTGACAAGATGGAGACAGACGGCCAGGACCAAGAGAAGAACGGGGCTGATGAGCAGAAGCAAGACGAAGAGAGCATCCCAACCCCAATTCAAGAG GATTGA
- the LOC124680241 gene encoding wall-associated receptor kinase 5-like: MLWEAPTEGITLSSGNTLFVAGCDFDVTLFEYGTGDIVGFCMSRCAGKKAPTGGPCNGIGCCLILLQRDLAGFRAELVSTNTTATRSDWLHPGIMAFVTYNDYYYRSNTTTVFSTWTNASDIFVDGALLSVPIVDQPSCQSAQKKNASYACSNGSSCQDSSAGGYQCYCSSNARGNPYILGGCGEPDYNPKPKGHCPASCGSIIVPFPFGLQKGCSANDRFLLNCISGNLTLFALGDAQYVTNVSVEDGTLTVSNVVSGNNATEDTVKKWAVANLTCQQAKLQKETTYACRSSHSDCLNVTHGEIFIGYRCKCSSGFQGNPYVQDDCTDIDECALPISCNGRCQNFPGGYTCTAKHNLLLGIATGTACGLASIIIAVCVTVFANKWKKGIQKRIRRAHFKKNQGLLLEQLISDESTTNKTKIFSLQELEKATNNFDATRVLGRGGHGTVYKGILSDQRVVAIKKSRIVEQIEIDQFINEVAILSQIIHRNVVKLFGCCLESEVPLLVYEFISNGTLHDLLHTDVSVNCTLSWDDRIRIAVEAAGALAYLHSAAAIPIFHRDVKSSNILLDGSFTTKISDFGASRSVSLDETHVVTIVQGTFGYLDPEYYHTGTLTDKSDVYSFGVILVELLTRKKPIFINELGGKQNLSHYFVEGLQEGAAMEIMDHQVVKEANAEEIDDICSLTEACLRLRGRDRPSMREVDMRLQFLRSKRLRKCKKIPASDEEIGNSDAPMNVVNPGNLTSRGISCYSLEQELSSSLITLPR; the protein is encoded by the exons ATGTTATGGGAGGCCCCTACTGAAGGTATTACTCTCAGCAGTGGTAATACTTTGTTCGTAGCGGGTTGTGACTTTGACGTCACCCTGTTCGAGTATGGTACGGGAGACATCGTTGGTTTTTGTATGAGTAGATGCGCTGGCAAGAAGGCACCAACTGGAGGCCCTTGTAACGGAATAGGCTGCTGCCTCATCCTGTTACAGAGGGACCTGGCAGGCTTTCGGGCAGAACTTGTCAGCACTAATACTACTGCAACGCGATCAGATTGGTTGCACCCTGGCATTATGGCTTTCGTGACATATAATGATTATTATTACAGAAGTAATACAACCACCGTTTTCTCAACTTGGACAAATGCAagtgatatttttgttgatggcGCGCTGCTTAGTGTTCCAATCGTGGACCAACCAAGCTGTCAaagtgcacaaaagaaaaacgCAAGCTATGCCTGTAGCAACGGTAGCAGTTGCCAAGATTCCTCGGCTGGTGGCTACCAGTGTTACTGCTCTTCTAATGCACGAGGAAACCCGTACATTTTAGGTGGATGCGGGGAACCAG ATTATAACCCCAAGCCCAAAGGACACTGTCCCGCATCATGTGGAAGCATTATTGTTCCCTTCCCCTTTGGGCTCCAAAAAGGGTGTTCTGCAAACGACAGATTTCTTCTGAATTGTATATCTGgtaatctcaccctttttgccttaGGAGATGCGCAATATGTGACTAATGTATCAGTGGAAGATGGGACTCTGACTGTTAGCAACGTGGTGAGCGGAAATAACGCAACAGAG GACACTGTTAAAAAGTGGGCCGTTGCCAATTTAACTTGTCAACAAGCTAAGCTGCAGAAGGAGACTACGTATGCATGCCGCAGTTCCCACAGCGATTGCCTAAACGTCACCCACGGGGAAATATTTATAGGATATCGTTGCAAGTGTTCGTCAGGCTTTCAAGGAAATCCATACGTCCAGGATGACTGCACGG ataTCGATGAATGCGCACTACCAATTTCCTGCAACGGGAGATGTCAAAACTTTCCAGGAGGCTACACATGCACAGCAAAGCACAATCTTCTTTTGG GTATCGCAACGGGAACTGCATGTGGCCTTGCATCCATAATTATTGCGGTCTGTGTAACTGTATTCGCCAACAAGTGGAAGAAAGGCATCCAGAAGAGAATCCGACGAGCACACTTCAAAAAAAATCAAGGCTTACTCTTGGAGCAGCTGATCTCAGATGAAAGCACCACAAACAAAACAAAGATATTCTCCTTGCAGGAGCTAGAGAAGGCAACCAACAACTTCGATGCTACTCGTGTTCTCGGTCGTGGAGGACACGGTACAGTTTATAAAGGGATTCTATCTGACCAACGGGTGGTGGCTATTAAAAAATCCAGAATTGTGGAGCAAATCGAGATAGACCAGTTTATCAACGAGGTTGCTATCTTGTCTCAAATCATTCATCGCAATGTGGTAAAGCTATTTGGTTGTTGCCTAGAATCTGAGGTTCCTTTGCTGGTGTACGAGTTCATATCCAATGGTACACTGCATGATCTTCTTCACACTGACGTTAGCGTTAACTGCACGTTGTCATGGGATGATCGCATTAGGATTGCTGTAGAAGCAGCAGGGGCACTGGCTTATCTGCACTCAGCTGCTGCAATCCCAATTTTCCATAGAGATGTGAAATCTTCTAACATACTATTGGATGGCAGCTTCACTACAAAGATTTCCGACTTTGGTGCTTCAAGGTCTGTTTCACTCGATGAAACTCATGTGGTGACTATTGTCCAAGGTACATTTGGTTACCTGGATCCAGAGTATTACCATACCGGGACGCTAACTGATAAGAGTGATGTGTATAGTTTTGGGGTAATACTTGTGGAACTTTTGACAAGAAAAAAGCCAATATTTATCAATGAACTAGGTGGAAAACAAAACTTGTCCCATTATTTCGTGGAAGGATTGCAAGAGGGAGCTGCCATGGAAATAATGGATCATCAGGTTGTCAAGGAGGCAAACGCAGAAGAGATTGATGATATTTGCTCACTTACAGAAGCATGCTTGAGACTCAGAGGAAGGGACAGACCTTCTATGAGAGAAGTGGATATGAGGTTGCAATTCTTGAGAAGTAAGAGACTAAGAAAATGCAAAAAAATCCCAGCTAGTGATGAAGAGATTGGTAATTCCGATGCACCGATGAATGTCGTCAATCCTGGCAATTTAACATCTAGAGGCATCTCTTGCTACAGTCTAGAGCAAGAACTTTCATCCTCACTGATCACTTTGCCACGATAA